The genomic interval CACCCAAGCCGCGCTCCTCGTCTTCGGCCTGGCGCTCATCGCTCTGCTCACGACCGCCGCCGGCCTGCTCGGCGCGCGCTGGCTCGTCGACACGTCGGATTTCGACGTGTCGGCCTTCTTGCAGATCAACCTGATCGGTTTCCTGCTCTTCTTCGTCGTTGGCGGCTACAGCTTCATGATTTCGTGCATCGCGAACGACGAGAAACAGGCCCTCGGCATCTCCGGCCTGTTCACCGTCTTGTTCTTCATGGCCAATTTCGCCGCCAACATGAGTGAGAAGCTCGACTGGCTCCACAACGTCACGCCGTTCTCGTTGTTTTCGCCATCCGACATTGCCGCCGGCGACGTGAACGTCGCCGCTGTCGCGATCGGCCTCGCGGCCGCCGGGATTGTCTTCTACGCGTTGGCCGTGGTGATATTCAAGCGGAGAGATCTCCCGTTGTGATGAACGGGAGATCTTTTATATGAGCAACGCCATTGCTCGCAGCGCTGACCTTCCCTGCCAGAGTTGTTGCGGACGCGTTACTCCTTCTTATTTTTATTATTTATCCGTTGTCCTACGTCGTGTTGCTCGCGTTGCTGCCCTCAAGGCAATAGGCACCAATGGCTTGGCGCGCGGCCAAGCCTTCCCCTTCCGTATTTTTCGTGTTATCGAGGCGCGATGTCGACGCCGGGGACACGACACGGCGAGGCACCGACCGGAACTCCGGCCTGAGCACGACCTGATCTTCGCAGAAGGGCAATAGGCGAGGGCCAAAAATGGTGCATGTATTGTTTTGCTCCAATCATGCCGGGTTTTGCTCCAATCAATGCGGTTTTGGCGCAAAAGAACCCCAGTTTTGCTCCAATCAACGTCATTTTCGCTCCAATCAACGCTTGAATCTGTGGATAACTCATTTCCAGACCTCGCCTGACGTGCTCAACCAAGCGGAATCAGCGAAAATCGAACGAAAAAAGCAGAAAATCTCGGAAAAGACACGCATCCGAGATAGAAATCGTGTCATCGAAGCTCAATGTCGGCGCCGGGGACACGATTAAGTGGAAAAGAAGGTCGACAAGGGCAATAGGCGCCAATGGCACGGCGCCGGCCAAGCCTCCCACTACACTATTATCGTCTCATCGAAGCTCAATCTCGACGCCGGGGACACTATACGGCGAGGCACCGACCGGAACTCCGGCCTGAGCACGACCTGATCTTCGCAACACGACAATAATCGCCAATGGCCCGGCGCCGGCCATGCCTCCCTCTACACTATAATCGTGACATCGAGGCACGACATCGGCGCCGTGACGACACGAAACGGCACCGCCCCAACCCGGAACTCCGGATGGGTCGTACCGTGCACTTTCCGTGCGTCGACAGGCACAAAAAGCGCGATGTCCTATCGCACATAACCCGCACTTTCACGCGCAGCAAAAACTAAGGCAGTTTTCCGCCACGCACTTGGCACCAGTCAGGCTTTTCTTGCTGATCCTTTTTCCGGGGTAAACGCCGTTGCTCGAAGATTTCTTTCGGGTCGTCTATTTTTGAGTGGGGCAGGGGTTCTACCTTTCACTTGCTTTAACGTCGCCACGATAAGAAAGCTGACGATCACCAGCAACAACCAGGAACTTACTTTTCCCACGTGAACGAGACTCCAGGCATCGGTTTGGTACGGATATTTCCATGCGCCAAAGAATGTGGCGATATTTTCAGCGATCCAAAGAAAAAATCCGATGAGCACAAAAGAGAGGGCAAGCGGCATGCGGTAACGCGTTCCGCCGACGTCAAATGTGACCGATGACCGCCAAAAGACGATGAGGACGAGGGACGATAGCCACCAGCGAACGTCGAGCCAATAATGGTGGGTGAAAAAATTTATGTAAATCGCGGCTGCAAGCGGGACAACGGCCAAGAACGGCGGCCAGTTGACGAGTTCGACCTTAAGCCTCCTCCACGCCTGGCAAAGATAACTCGCTACGCTTGCGTACATGAAGCCGCTGTACAAAGGCACTCCGAACATTTTCGAATAGCCTTCCCCCGGATATGCCCAGGAACCCATATGTACTTTGAACAATTCAAGCGCCAGTCCGATCAGGTGGAATAGGGTGATCACCTTGAGCTCATCCAACGTTTCTAACCCGGAACGCACCATCCACACCTGCATCAGCAGGCAGATGAGGAGCAGCCAGTCATACCTCGGCAGGAGGGGGAGCGGTAGGATTTGCGTAATGGCCAATGAGGCAAAGATCACGACGGGAAACAAGCAGGACAGCGCTTGTTCCCAACCAAACCGAACGAGTTGTTTTATGGCTCTCATCATTTGGGCCTCCCAGCGCTTTTGCGAGTTTTATTTTATAAAATGAAAGTCCCTTAAGCGTCCACGTGGCTTTACTGTTTTTCAAAAAGGAAAGGATGGCCGTCGTGGATGGCCGCCTTCTGTGAGGCTCCGACACGCTCATTTTCCTATTCGCCAGCATTACGTCAATGTTCATGATAAGGGAGTGTTTTCACCTCAGACTGTTAAAAGGAACAACCGGACCGACGAGAGTGACGCCCGGGGCATCTGTCTATGCGCTTGGTTACGTTCCGCAAGCTGATGATCGGTTCGTTTTTCATACCCGTCTTCCTTTTTGATAGATTTGGACGTTGCGCCCCGGCCCCCTTTCATCACGCTGTGAAACGGCCCATTTTACTCATTTAAAAAATGAGCGGAAACGTAAAGGTTACGAAAGCGGCCCAAAGGATATAAACCGGCAAATACTTTGTCACCGCATCCTGCACCGTGGACGGCCCGGTTTTGTTTTCCAAAAAACGCCCGTAGGCGAGCAAAATCCAAATGAGATTGGCCCAGACAAGGATGTTTATGCCCAAAACCGCCATTCGGTTGGGCGTAATCCCATAAGAAGAAAGTCGGAACACAATGGCCGATAACGCGACACTGTCGATGATGAGAGCCATCAAAATCAAGGCAAAATTGATATAATCCGAGAGGTTCTTTCTCTCGTCGATGTCTCTTTCCGTGATGGAAAACAAGGTGACTGCCAAGACACCAATAAGAATACCGTTAAAGACGATCAGAAAATCGCGATCCAGGAATGGATTTTTTCCAATCCAAACAATCGTGATCAAATAAATGATCAAGGTGACGAGCACAAGCGGACCAAAGATTTTCGCAAGATACGGTGTAATGTTTTTCGCCAGTTTAAGATGATTTGAGACGAGGTGCACAGCCACAATGGCGAGAGCGGCAGCCCCAAATAAAACGATATTGCTGAAATAAAACTGTTCGATATCCAAGCCGACCAAACCAAATAACTGGATCGTCAATAAGGCGAGCAGCATTCCGCTGACCGCCATTCCGGCGTAAAGAAGGCCAAATTCCAAATTGAATTGAAGATAGCCTAATCGTTTGCTCCCTAAAGCAAATTCATTCCCGGTAAAAGCAAGCCCGACCAATCCCCATAAGAAGATGGGAAGGTGTAAATAAGCTAGAACAATACTGTCGTTCTCATTCATGGGCAGCCAATTAAGATAAACGGCCGAGATGAGGAACAACGCGCCAAGAAGGTAAAGGAGATATTTTCTCGGCGGATGCCGGTAGACAAAATAAGCGGCAATAAAAGGCAAGATCCCAAAAGCAAGGTTAACGGGGGCTATGGCTTGCTGTTCGACAAATTGAAAAAGGACCCGGGTGCTGATTCCGGCGAATATGGCTAAAATGCCCATGGCTAAAAAGCCTTTATGAAACAAGGAAGCTTTTTCTGTAGTTACCTTCTCGTTAAAATGCAATCTTTCATACCAAACCGCAAGAACTGGCGAATCAGGGTTTTGTTCCCAAGCCTGTGAGAAAGCCTTTTTAAAAGCTTTTGGGTCTTTTCTAAACATTTTTTCCAGCTCATGAGGGTTCGTTAAGTTTTCACTGATCCAATTTTTGCTGTCCATTGTTAGACCTCCTTTAAGCGTCTTCTTCGCTCCGGTATTCCAAAAGGTCCCCCGGCTGACATTCCAAAGCTTTGCAAATCGCCTCCAAAGTGGATAAGCGGATCGCTTTTGCCTTGCCATTTTTTAAAATAGAAAGATTAGCCATCGTGATGCCCACCTTCTCAGAGAGTTCCGTTACGCTCATTTTCCTTTTCGCCAGCATCACGTCGATGTTGATGATGATCGCCATGTTTATCACCTCAGACCGTTAAGTCGTTTTCGGATTTGATTTGGATCGCTTCTTGCAAAAGTCTTTGCAGAACAGCAGCAAAAACCGCGATGACCAGGGAAGCGAAAGGAACCACCATTCCGACAAAAATAACCCCCGGAGCGTCGTCAATCTCCGCATAGACATAGAAGAGCGGCAACACGAGCGCGTGCAAACTGCAAATCGTCACGGCACAGTATTTGATTTTCTTTAAAGCTGTTACGGATAACTCGGAGAAAGCTTTATTCTTGTCGATGTAGCTTAAAAGTTTAAACGCCTGGTACAGAGCGAAGTAAAAAACAATTGCCGATGCATAAAAAATGGCACAAACGACATATTGAATAAAAGCGAACGCCGGCAGCATTATCGCCGCATGCCTCCCTAACTCCGGCACGAAAAAAATGCACAAAGCCAGGATCGGAATTCCGATAAAAATAACGGCGATCTTCAAAAAGAGTGTGGTCACTTGTTTCATTAAAAGCACCCCGCTTATCAATTGGTAAGTTGATTTTAGTATATAATTTATCGTTTTGCAATAAAATATTATCGAAAACGACTATTTTTTTATTGAAATATATTTTTTTGGCAGAAAAAAACAAGCATTCCTTTTCGCTAAAGAAATGCTTGAGCGCTGCCGTGCGGCGTGTTTACTCTACGAAATAGACTTTCCGGCTCGGAAGCTCAAGGGCGTTCAACCGGCCGCCGAAAACGCAGCCCCCGTCGATACCGATGATGTTGTTGTCACCGAAATAAACGTCGCAGCTGTCATGGAAGGTCGAAGTCGGCGTATGGCCGAAGACGACAGTTTTGTCGCCTTTGTAACCAGCATGAAAGCGGTCACGAATCCACAGCAAGACGTTGGCATCACAAGCGTCGAGCGGTTTGTCGGGATCGACGCCGGCATGGGCGAAGATGTAATCTTCGGTCGTGTAGACAAGCGGCAATT from Bacillales bacterium carries:
- a CDS encoding ABC transporter permease subunit; protein product: MNRALFRSMLRLNGRTIASYAFGSALYLWLCIWLYPMIADANLMNEMLKTMPENFLSAFGLEQGIQGLNGFLAGEYYGLIFVLILMIYCVLMATQLLARLVDRGSMAFLLSTPASRARIAVTQAALLVFGLALIALLTTAAGLLGARWLVDTSDFDVSAFLQINLIGFLLFFVVGGYSFMISCIANDEKQALGISGLFTVLFFMANFAANMSEKLDWLHNVTPFSLFSPSDIAAGDVNVAAVAIGLAAAGIVFYALAVVIFKRRDLPL
- a CDS encoding DUF817 domain-containing protein, with product MRAIKQLVRFGWEQALSCLFPVVIFASLAITQILPLPLLPRYDWLLLICLLMQVWMVRSGLETLDELKVITLFHLIGLALELFKVHMGSWAYPGEGYSKMFGVPLYSGFMYASVASYLCQAWRRLKVELVNWPPFLAVVPLAAAIYINFFTHHYWLDVRWWLSSLVLIVFWRSSVTFDVGGTRYRMPLALSFVLIGFFLWIAENIATFFGAWKYPYQTDAWSLVHVGKVSSWLLLVIVSFLIVATLKQVKGRTPAPLKNRRPERNLRATAFTPEKGSARKA
- a CDS encoding DUF4153 domain-containing protein; amino-acid sequence: MDSKNWISENLTNPHELEKMFRKDPKAFKKAFSQAWEQNPDSPVLAVWYERLHFNEKVTTEKASLFHKGFLAMGILAIFAGISTRVLFQFVEQQAIAPVNLAFGILPFIAAYFVYRHPPRKYLLYLLGALFLISAVYLNWLPMNENDSIVLAYLHLPIFLWGLVGLAFTGNEFALGSKRLGYLQFNLEFGLLYAGMAVSGMLLALLTIQLFGLVGLDIEQFYFSNIVLFGAAALAIVAVHLVSNHLKLAKNITPYLAKIFGPLVLVTLIIYLITIVWIGKNPFLDRDFLIVFNGILIGVLAVTLFSITERDIDERKNLSDYINFALILMALIIDSVALSAIVFRLSSYGITPNRMAVLGINILVWANLIWILLAYGRFLENKTGPSTVQDAVTKYLPVYILWAAFVTFTFPLIF
- a CDS encoding helix-turn-helix transcriptional regulator, which encodes MAIIINIDVMLAKRKMSVTELSEKVGITMANLSILKNGKAKAIRLSTLEAICKALECQPGDLLEYRSEEDA
- a CDS encoding DUF2975 domain-containing protein; protein product: MKQVTTLFLKIAVIFIGIPILALCIFFVPELGRHAAIMLPAFAFIQYVVCAIFYASAIVFYFALYQAFKLLSYIDKNKAFSELSVTALKKIKYCAVTICSLHALVLPLFYVYAEIDDAPGVIFVGMVVPFASLVIAVFAAVLQRLLQEAIQIKSENDLTV